The nucleotide sequence CGGCACGGCGCCGACCGCGCCCGACGGCTCGACGATCGCGCCCGGCGACGCGTACGCGCAGGCGAAGGCGATCTTCGCGATCATCGAGCGGGCGCTGGCGGAACTCGGCGGCTCGCTCAGCGATGTTGTGCGCACGCGCCTGTTTCTCACCAACGCCGCCGACTGGCAGGCGGTCGGCCGCGCCCACGGTGAAGCGTTTGCCGCCGTGCGCCCGGCCGCGACGATGCTGGAGATCGGCCGCCTGCTCGACCCCGAGTGGCTGGTCGAGATCGAGGCGACGGCGGTTGTCGGCGAAGCGTGACGGGACCGCGGCCATGAGCGCAGAAATAGCTACCGCGAGGGATGGACACGGCTCCCCGGCGTGGTGAGATACCGGCACTCGGCCGCGCGTAGGCCGGCATCCGTCTGTCCTGATGCCGTAAGGTCATTCTGGCCGCGAACGGCGTTCGCGCCCGGTCGAGCAGGGGGGAGCAACGCGATGATGAGCGCACGGAAGCCCGAGGCGGAGCTCATCGCCGAGGCGCTGCAGACGGGCCAGCTCAGCGTTCCCGA is from Dehalococcoidia bacterium and encodes:
- a CDS encoding RidA family protein, giving the protein MRRNHGTGRPLEAQVGFSRAVRIGNVIEVSGTAPTAPDGSTIAPGDAYAQAKAIFAIIERALAELGGSLSDVVRTRLFLTNAADWQAVGRAHGEAFAAVRPAATMLEIGRLLDPEWLVEIEATAVVGEA